From a single Carassius auratus strain Wakin chromosome 38, ASM336829v1, whole genome shotgun sequence genomic region:
- the LOC113057241 gene encoding peripherin-2-like encodes MALMPIKFDLAKRVKLAQGLWLLYWLCVMAGILIFSMGIFFKIELRKRSEMMDNNESHFVPNLLIMVGLVACVINAFGGKVCHDSLDTIKFTKWKPMLKTYMSGCVVFCVALFVTALLCFLMQISLHFALAEGLKNGMKYYKDTDTPGRCFMKRTLDMTQIEFRCCGNNNYRDWFEIQWISNRYLDFSNDEVKDRVQSNVEGKYLMESVPFSCCNPGSPRPCIQHHLTNNSAHYSYDHHTEDLNIWTRGCREALVSYYGGMMNSIGAFVLLFIIMQAVVTVGLQYLSTSLETLADPENPESESEGWLLEKSVKETLSDIMTKITSLFKGNQVQEADAEAAPT; translated from the exons atggctTTGATGCCTATAAAATTTGACTTGGCCAAGCGGGTCAAGCTGGCCCAAGGACTGTGGCTCCTGTACTGGCTCTGTGTGATGGCTGGGATCCTCATCTTCAGCATGGGGATTTTCTTCAAGATCGAGCTACGCAAAAGAAGCGAGATGATGGATAACAACGAGAGCCATTTTGTGCCCAACCTACTCATCATGGTGGGACTCGTGGCCTGTGTTATCAACGCTTTTGGGGGCAAAGTGTGCCATGACTCCCTTGATACAATCAAATTCACCAAGTGGAAACCAATGTTGAAGACCTACATGAGTGGGTGTGTGGTTTTCTGCGTCGCCCTTTTTGTCACGGCTCTGCTGTGTTTCTTGATGCAGATCTCTCTGCATTTCGCCCTGGCTGAAGGCCTGAAGAATGGAATGAAGTACTACAAAGATACCGACACGCCAGGACGATGCTTCATGAAGAGAACCCTAGATATGACCCAGATTGAGTTCCGCTGCTGTGGCAACAACAACTACAGGGACTGGTTTGAGATCCAGTGGATTAGCAACCGCTACCTGGACTTCAGCAATGATGAGGTTAAAGA CCGGGTCCAGAGCAACGTGGAAGGCAAATACTTGATGGAAAGCGTTCCCTTCAGCTGCTGCAACCCTGGCTCTCCTCGCCCTTGTATCCAACATCACCTGACCAACAACTCCGCTCACTACAGCTATGACCACCACACTGAGGATCTAAACATCTGGACCAGAGGCTGCCGTGAGGCCCTGGTGTCCTACTATGGGGGCATGATGAACAGTATTGGTGCTTTTGTGCTGTTGTTCATTATTATGCAG GCTGTCGTGACTGTTGGTTTGCAGTACCTGAGCACCTCACTGGAAACCCTGGCAGACCCAGAGAATCCTGAGAGCGAAAGTGAGGGATGGCTGCTGGAAAAGAGTGTGAAGGAGACACTTTCTGACATCATGACCAAGATCACGTCGCTGTTTAAAGGCAACCAGGTACAGGAGGCAGATGCAGAAGCGGCTCCAACATAA